One window of the Torulaspora delbrueckii CBS 1146 chromosome 6, complete genome genome contains the following:
- the APL3 gene encoding Apl3p (similar to Saccharomyces cerevisiae APL3 (YBL037W); ancestral locus Anc_3.325) codes for MEGRRTVLNSGTSNNGTSIKGLQLFIADLRSSQHSDEHEKRIQSEIIKIKQHFESAGKKSPSGHDKIGGYQRKKYVAKLAYIYITSNTKKLKDILFGLDQTVLLMQSRFYSEKYMAYMIFELLYKHPEVISRVGDRVTQTLLKDLASNEDNFVALALNFIGVVGKLDHELALNEDVVSHVFQILRSPTSLQYLKKKSALSFLTLLKCNKAILTNDQQRKQLWIQRILSLLDDTHNYRLMLPVLPLVEYIAKNIDPGCCIRLLPQLTQILHNCVVTGTRSAGGTPFPQEFKFANVPNPWLITKIVSLLSLLIVSSTEVSNNSAQLLHPSNIDRETLGKLRMCVTRAIELGTKQCNDAMERLVLNTILFSLINFASKLDPSNEAISNSVTALCSLLSSAEINIRYLTLDSLVKLCSLNGKPAIDTVRYENLGLIFHLLNTESDSSIVRKVVDLLYTFTDADNVKVIVDELFNYISSTRRMTDPTIKSDIAVKVAILTEKYATDTNWYILVSLKLLSLTSTASLNDDEIWQRLCQIVVNNPQLHKMTCEQLVDYLYMNHASEAIVKAGAFLLAEYGNLISEKVSIGDLFNLFTDKYFIVSNITKAMILTTMIKLYRFEPRIESVVIKFFQLELNSLDIELQTRSYEYLNLIQLSKLNGDMALLDALFAPMPPFNTKSNPLLNRLGNLPSSGGSATLLDSVRPIRIEDDGANGAATTMTEKPPPPPSRQSNTALSSSTANDGPSQYSHQNLSAKWEEGFARMLSHKKGVLYTSPMLRVLYSINTVDSQPSHLKIALTYVNQAEWDIKGLSTEFFASKIGNNPEYVLQNIGAPSAIEILPHKRAEQSIEAVVRKPFSVNDSPIIKIYFSCGGSSNSVVLKLAVGLTSTMLTDNRNSSITPLQFVTRWRKLREALGEEGEFTLDNINVRRRKSRTPGNKSEIDFITQSIVRLGFDVAQQSNIGNTLFLAGIIHTKSDGNFGCLMKIKYDDGPGLVSITCKTTSPGPLAKYIVECVKHVMTN; via the coding sequence ATGGAGGGCAGAAGAACCGTATTGAACAGCGGGACCTCGAATAATGGTACTAGTATTAAAGGTTTGCAGTTATTCATCGCTGATCTAAGATCGTCCCAGCATTCAGATGAGCACGAAAAGAGAATTCAGTCTGAGATTATCAAAATAAAACAGCATTTTGAGTCAGCCGGTAAGAAAAGTCCTAGCGGACATGATAAAATTGGAGGTTATCAACGTAAGAAGTATGTGGCCAAGCTAGCGTACATTTACATTACATCCAATACGAAGAAGCTTAAAGACATTTTATTTGGGTTAGACCAGACGGTACTCTTAATGCAATCTAGGTTTTATTCTGAGAAGTATATGGCATATATGATCTTCGAACTACTGTACAAGCACCCTGAAGTGATCTCGAGAGTAGGTGACAGGGTCACACAGacacttttgaaggatttggcTTCGAATGAGGATAATTTTGTTGCCCTTGCCTTAAACTTCATAGGTGTAGTTGGTAAATTGGATCACGAATTGGCATTAAATGAAGATGTCGTTTCGCatgtttttcaaatacTAAGATCACCTACCTCGCTCCAGTatttaaagaagaaatctgctTTATCTTTCCTAACATTACTGAAGTGCAATAAGGCCATTTTGACTAATGATCAACAGCGCAAGCAATTATGGATACAGCGAATATTAAGCCTGTTGGACGATACGCATAACTATAGACTGATGTTACCGGTGCTTCCTTTGGTTGAATACATAGCGAAAAACATTGATCCTGGCTGTTGTATAAGATTGCTGCCACAACTAACACAAATCCTTCACAACTGTGTTGTTACTGGAACACGTTCAGCAGGCGGTACGCCCTTCCCCCAAGAATTCAAATTCGCTAATGTACCCAACCCATGGCTTATAACGAAGATTGTCTCCCTGCTGAGTTTGTTGATAGTTTCCTCCACGGAAGTCAGCAACAATTCAGcgcagcttcttcatccaagtAATATAGATCGAGAAACTTTAGGGAAATTGAGGATGTGCGTAACTAGGGCTATTGAACTTGGTACAAAGCAGTGTAATGATGCTATGGAACGTCTTGTGTTGAATACAATActgttttctttgattaaTTTCGCTTCAAAGCTGGATCCCTCTAATGAAGCAATCAGCAACTCTGTTACCGCCTTATGTTCACTGCTTTCTTCGGCAGAGATTAATATTCGTTACTTGACCTTAGATTCTCTGGTAAAGCTCTGTTCATTAAACGGAAAACCAGCTATCGACACTGTGCGTTATGAAAACCTTGGCTTGATTTTCCATCTGCTTAATACTGAGAGTGACTCCTCGATCGTCCGAAAGGTGGTTGATTTACTCTATACATTCACAGATGCGGACAATGTCAAAGTTATAGTTGATGAACTGTTCAATTATATCTCATCAACAAGGCGAATGACAGATCCTACAATAAAATCTGATATTGCAGTCAAAGTTGCAATCTTGACCGAAAAATATGCTACAGATACCAACTGGTACATTCTCGTATCACTGAAGCTACTTTCGCTGACTTCAACGGCgtctttgaatgatgacGAAATATGGCAGCGCCTATGCCAAATCGTTGTTAATAATCCGCAATTGCACAAAATGACCTGTGAGCAGTTGGTCGACTACCTCTATATGAATCATGCTAGTGAGGCTATTGTCAAGGCTGGGGCATTTTTGCTCGCAGAATATGGGAATTTAATAAGCGAAAAGGTATCAATTGGAGATTTATTCAATCTATTCACTGACAAATATTTCATTGTATCCAATATCACAAAGGCAATGATTTTGACTACTATGATAAAACTGTACAGATTTGAGCCCAGGATTGAATCAGTGGTGATAaagttctttcaacttgaGCTTAATTCACTAGATATCGAATTACAGACGAGATCCTACGAATATTTGAACTTGATTCAACTTTCCAAGTTAAATGGTGACATGGCTTTGCTGGATGCGCTCTTCGCTCCCATGCCACCCTTCAATACGAAATCAAATCCTCTTTTGAACAGGTTGGGAAACTTACCATCTTCAGGTGGCAGCGCAACGCTACTGGACTCTGTGAGACCAATCCGCATAGAGGACGATGGTGCTAATGGAGCTGCAACGACAATGACTGAGAAACCGCCTCCTCCGCCTTCGAGACAAAGTAATACGGCGCTATCTAGTAGTACGGCAAACGATGGCCCAAGCCAATATTCACACCAGAATTTGTCTGCTAAGTGGGAGGAAGGGTTTGCGAGAATGCTCTCGCACAAAAAGGGTGTTCTTTATACTTCTCCAATGTTAAGGGTCTTATACTCGATCAATACTGTCGATTCACAACCATCTCATCTCAAAATTGCATTAACATACGTTAATCAGGCTGAATGGGATATAAAAGGGCTCTCGACAGAGTTCTTCGCATCAAAGATTGGGAATAATCCTGAATATGTGCTACAAAACATTGGGGCTCCATCCGCTATAGAAATCCTACCACACAAACGAGCAGAACAAAGCATAGAAGCAGTTGTTAGAAAACCGTTCAGTGTGAATGATAGTCCGATAATTAAAATTTATTTCAGCTGTGGTGGTTCTTCCAATTCAGTCGTTCTGAAATTGGCAGTTGGATTGACGAGTACAATGCTAACTGATAACAGAAACAGTTCAATAACACCGTTGCAATTCGTGACAAGATGGAGAAAACTGCGGGAAGCACttggtgaagaaggtgaGTTTACACTGGATAACATTAATgtgagaagaagaaagtcGAGAACACCAGGTAATAAAAGCGAAATAGATTTCATCACACAGTCCATTGTGCGATTGGGATTTGATGTTGCGCAGCAGTCCAACATTGGAAATACGTTGTTCCTTGCTGGAATCATACACACTAAGAGCGATGGTAATTTTGGGTGCCTGATGAAAATCAAGTATGATGACGGTCCAGGACTGGTCAGCATAACCTGTAAGACAACCTCGCCAGGTCCACTTGCGAAATATATTGTGGAGTGTGTGAAACATGTAATGACCAATTGA
- the TDEL0F01490 gene encoding pyridoxal phosphate homeostasis protein (similar to Saccharomyces cerevisiae YBL036C; ancestral locus Anc_3.324), translating into MAQDTQVSYDVGRQKELIDRYEKARKNCEDCAASYSKKSSDVLLLAVSKLKPASDIKILYDHGVRHFGENYVQELIEKSQILPSDIQWHFIGGLQTNKCKDLAKVPNLSFVETIDSLKKAKKLNEARLKFNPDAKPVACNIQINTSSEEQKSGLQNEEEIFEVVRYFLNQDTKHITLNGLMTIGSWDTSHSNDPNEENADFKTLVSWKNKIDAQFDTELKLSMGMSSDFQQAIHQGTSEVRIGTDIFGARPARSEAKIV; encoded by the coding sequence ATGGCACAGGATACTCAAGTGTCATATGACGTAGGCAGACAGAAGGAGTTGATTGATCGTTACGAAAAGGCCAGGAAAAACTGTGAAGATTGTGCTGCATCATATTCGAAGAAGAGTAGTGATGTGTTGTTGTTAGCAGTGTCGAAGTTGAAACCTGCGAGTGATATAAAGATTCTTTATGACCATGGAGTAAGGCATTTTGGTGAAAACTATGTCCAAGAGTTGATTGAGAAGTCACAGATTTTGCCAAGTGATATACAGTGGCACTTTATCGGTGGATTACAAACTAATAAATGTAAGGATTTGGCAAAAGTGCCTAATTTGAGCTTTGTAGAGACGAtagattctttgaagaaagccaaAAAGCTCAATGAAGCCCGTCTCAAGTTCAATCCCGATGCAAAGCCTGTGGCCTGTAACATCCAAATCAATACTTCAAGTGAAGAACAGAAGTCAGGTTTGCAAAACGAAGAGGAAATATTCGAAGTCGTACGCTATTTCCTGAATCAGGACACAAAGCACATTACGTTGAACGGGTTGATGACGATCGGCTCCTGGGATACGTCTCATTCTAATGACCCTAATGAGGAGAACGCAGATTTTAAGACATTGGTTTCTTGGAAAAACAAAATCGATGCCCAGTTTGATACAGAGTTAAAGCTTTCCATGGGGATGAGTTCTGACTTTCAACAGGCCATCCACCAGGGGACCTCGGAAGTTAGAATCGGTACTGACATCTTCGGTGCCAGACCCGCTAGAAGTGAGGCCAAAATAGTTTAG
- the IST2 gene encoding Ist2p (similar to Saccharomyces cerevisiae IST2 (YBR086C); ancestral locus Anc_3.323), with the protein MSESFEQLDPNYVIAFEYSVDNLTQLITELSAKGLHVLPRPGYDKSTVYAFTRVEERDFQNNVERNGKTVLETNEESGDAILRKICEPLNFVKSITPIHDFETRKRLDKTATSLISKPFLLPSDHDLVLLERLTRNPRQALYFAYFRRYIIWLLPLSFVGAFTGLIRPSTPWEFNIPYTLTLIVWALLFASSWVYKAHAAYGAKFGKVQSITETSERKLSPPSIVLWKKLCFVPVAAVFVASLVAFQFFCFFIEIYVTQFYAGPLKSIFSLIPTVLICSYIPILTMIYNKFFVDKLVDWEDGPDPARSKVEKNFVLTFFTSYMPLFITLFFYLPLGYKVTPELRAIIAEWSFMLHIPVNGFKANVTDEDFIIDVKRYRNQFFYFIVTAQVIAVVMQNLLPIATDKILPLLKKKENQNGEDLNKVLTSTVKSYFPREVPLWQKVNSYHINGYGEFDVDENFKKLVIQFGFLTIFSIIWPLAPLVCLIFNFFIFKADLWRALKKCKPSSNPEDIQVNENNVNAVAVSADPWNRILELIAWVGTTACPTLLIMYRYSGLPGVGLQTKLEKRDLWYRQSPMPYSWTTILIIAILSEHAAVLSYAYLRKLFVASGQKLTHGFVPATDLQEPPQIDLTVLVKETTSFMSKIRGDGNNSGTVDKGRQNEKSTISKNTATFFNQKPEEPLAKKVPTNRELKTAEQPRSNEDSSVNAALTRDVGTRSDAVPKPQAVANVAPKTAVPDQANGGYKNEPQQRAEQNVNGKEVSPETTSTQDTAQNSLDQVKGKNLPNGFSGAAGATLPETIPTSKNYYLRYDKDGNPVRSLSSAETSKSSLSKERALPEEAKNEPIKQPKQELQQEPLKENNIPVPKENTHVSEVTPEKHRDAKPAEDQQAFASEPRSLDPAKTITSLPQVQPVHEEDARYSPSKPDPDSSLAAAAAAAAAKADQSSHSRTSSKVNAVQQFGRDNPTLVKSTNTTETSGASHGRSSFERANSVKSKAAPSTDSRSSAGARKSTLGTKRASIDSIPKDSASKHTEHKPKHKKGLLHKLKKKL; encoded by the coding sequence ATGTCTGAATCCTTCGAACAATTGGATCCAAACTATGTCATTGCTTTCGAATACTCTGTAGACAATTTAACTCAATTGATTACTGAGCTATCTGCAAAGGGGTTGCATGTACTGCCAAGACCAGGCTACGATAAGTCAACTGTATATGCCTTCACTAGGGTTGAGGAGCGCGATTTCCAGAACAATGTTGAACGTAATGGTAAGACTGTTTTGGAGACCAACGAAGAATCTGGAGATGcaattttgagaaagatctGTGAGCCATTgaattttgtcaaatcCATCACTCCAATTCATGACTTCGAAACCCGTAAGAGGCTGGACAAAACAGCgacttctttgataagcAAACCTTTTTTGTTGCCATCAGATCATGATCTGGTTTTGCTTGAACGTTTGACGAGGAATCCAAGACAGGCGCTTTATTTTGCATACTTTAGAAGATACATTATCTGGTTATTGCCGCTATCTTTCGTTGGTGCGTTCACCGGATTGATTCGCCCTTCAACGCCTTGGGAATTCAATATACCTTATACTCTAACTCTAATAGTTTGGGCCTTGCTTTTTGCAAGCTCATGGGTGTACAAAGCTCATGCAGCTTATGGAGCAAAGTTCGGTAAAGTGCAAAGTATAACTGAGACCAGTGAAAGAAAGTTGAGTCCACCATCTATCGTATTATGGAAGAAATTATGCTTCGTACCAGTTGCAGCAGTTTTCGTCGCTTCATTAGTCGctttccaatttttctgTTTCTTTATCGAGATTTACGTCACACAATTCTACGCTGGTCCACTCAAGTCGATATTCTCATTAATTCCAACTGTGCTCATCTGCTCCTACATTCCGATCCTGACAATGATATACAACAAGTTCTTTGTTGACAAACTGGTTGACTGGGAGGATGGACCTGATCCAGCAAGATCTAAAgttgagaagaatttcGTGCTGACTTTTTTCACAAGTTATATGCCtcttttcatcactttATTCTTTTACCTACCTCTAGGCTACAAGGTTACTCCAGAATTGAGAGCGATAATCGCAGAGTGGAGTTTTATGTTGCACATCCCTGTTAATGGTTTTAAAGCAAACGTTACCGACGaagatttcatcattgacGTTAAGCGTTACAGGAATCAATTTTTCTACTTTATCGTGACAGCTCAAGTCATAGCGGTTGTTATGCAAAATTTGTTACCAATTGCCACTGATAAAATCTTACCactgttgaagaaaaaggaAAATCAGAATGGCGAGGATTTGAATAAGGTCTTGACTTCTACAGTTAAGTCGTATTTCCCCCGTGAAGTGCCGCTGTGGCAGAAGGTCAACTCTTACCATATCAATGGTTACGGTGAATTTGACGTGgatgaaaatttcaagaaacttgtGATTCAATTTGGGTTCTTgacaatcttttccatcaTTTGGCCGCTAGCGCCGCTCGTATgtctcatcttcaacttcttcatcttcaaagccGATCTATGGagagctttgaagaaatgcAAGCCTTCCTCCAACCCTGAAGATATCCAGGTGAATGAAAATAACGTTAACGCGGTTGCAGTGTCTGCTGATCCCTGGAACCGCATTTTAGAACTCATTGCTTGGGTTGGTACCACTGCTTGTCCCACCTTGCTGATAATGTACAGATACTCTGGCTTGCCAGGTGTCGGGCTTCAAACAAAGTTGGAGAAGCGTGATTTATGGTATAGGCAATCTCCAATGCCATACTCTTGGACTACTATTTTAATCATTGCAATTCTTTCTGAGCATGCTGCCGTACTGTCATATGCGTATTTGAGAAAACTTTTCGTTGCTTCTGGACAAAAGCTAACTCATGGCTTTGTCCCCGCTACCGATTTGCAAGAGCCGCCACAAATTGATCTAACTGTCCTGGtgaaagaaacaacttCTTTTATGAGTAAAATAAGGGGTGATGGGAATAATTCAGGAACAGTCGACAAGGGAAGACAGAATGAGAAATCAACTATCTCGAAAAATACAGCTACTTTTTTTAACCAAAAACCAGAAGAGCCACTGGCAAAGAAAGTGCCCACAAATCGAGAATTAAAAACAGCTGAGCAGCCAAGATCTAATGAAGATTCGAGCGTAAATGCAGCTTTAACAAGAGATGTAGGAACTCGTTCTGACGCTGTTCCTAAGCCTCAGGCTGTCGCTAATGTGGCTCCAAAGACTGCTGTACCTGATCAGGCCAACGGTGGTTACAAGAATGAGCCTCAACAAAGAGCGGAGCAAAATGTTAACGGAAAGGAAGTTAGCCCAGAGACGACTTCTACACAGGACACGGCTCAAAATTCACTCGATCAAGTAAAAGGTAAAAACTTGCCTAATGGATTCTCCGGTGCAGCTGGTGCTACATTACCTGAAACTATCCCAACTTCCAAAAATTACTACTTAAGATACGACAAGGATGGTAACCCAGTTAGATCTCTCAGCTCTGCAGAAACAAGCAAATCGTCACTTTCCAAGGAGCGGGCCTTGCcagaagaagcaaagaatGAACCAATAAAACAACCAAAGCAAGAACTACAGCAAGAACCACTGAAAGAAAATAACATCCCCGTTCCAAAAGAAAATACACATGTTAGCGAAGTGACTCCAGAAAAACATAGAGATGCTAAACCGGCGGAAGACCAGCAGGCGTTCGCAAGTGAACCACGTTCTCTCGACCCTGCCAAAACCATAACCTCCCTACCACAAGTTCAACCAGTACATGAGGAAGATGCGAGATATTCGCCAAGTAAACCAGACCCAGACTCCTCACTAGCTGCGGCAGCTGCGGCAGCTGCAGCTAAGGCTGACCAGTCTAGTCATTCTCGTACATCTTCTAAAGTCAATGCGGTTCAACAATTTGGTCGCGACAACCCTACATTGGTCAAGTCTACGAACACTACCGAAACTTCAGGTGCATCTCATGGAAGATCCTCTTTTGAACGCGCCAATAGTGTTAAGTCAAAAGCTGCTCCTTCAACTGACTCTCGATCGAGTGCTGGCGCCAGAAAAAGTACATTAGGAACTAAAAGGGCATCAATCGATAGCATTCCAAAGGACTCTGCAAGCAAACATACAGAGCACAAACCCAAGCATAAAAAAGGGCTACTGcataaattgaagaagaaattatgA
- the POL12 gene encoding DNA-directed DNA polymerase alpha subunit POL12 (similar to Saccharomyces cerevisiae POL12 (YBL035C); ancestral locus Anc_3.322) produces the protein MNTRSDVVAQFGREAGDPETFSALQNLMDLHALTIEDLHIKWEQFSYQKREKSTDLSSENLEQFKQYLQQQVEKKAAQASAAISNPSSVSKKPKPLKPLQSSPSLFGFNIPRGSSLKKRKLNAGSNYQDTEAGSKLEFSQGPSEDNINKENELSHGNADTSMSTPPNLRSMGSPAVNSTFKSGEIKTSLNPEEMEVACGLQEDSEKRVNITPFYDPEKYKFRTMRQNLSDAADVLDMQIEIIAEIVQNHYKLSASEFGDPTIQAQSEIHAVGRIVPESPSDESVNTESLALETSRMAGIGRRVRLNLTDVNEVSLFLGQIVAVKGKNADGDSFKATEFLPLPYPESPVSTADEIQTHQKALNGDPLKVTVITGPFTSNDSFDFSHLTNFVERLNTEIKPHALIMFGPLIDVTHPMIAAGTLPHFPHLKSQPQTLDDLFLKVMAPILKNIRSNIQVILIPSTRDALSKHAAYPQDSLDRKALQLPKNFKCFANPATFQLNEVFFGCSNVDTFKDIKEMPKGGNTSMRDRFDRVSEHILQQRRYYPVFPGGITKKLLPNTEGGNKVYEHISGADLDVPYLGLTEFVGNFTPDIILIPSEMNHFAKVEQNVIMINPGRFVKPWGHQGTYADISISAPDLDNGKLTKIEGPEPVYLHNVWKRARVDIANI, from the coding sequence ATGAACACACGGTCCGATGTTGTTGCTCAATTCGGGCGTGAAGCGGGAGATCCCGAAACCTTCTCTGCCCTGcaaaatttgatggatCTCCATGCTTTAACCATCGAAGACCTTCACATAAAATGGGAACAGTTCTCATACCAAAAGCGTGAAAAAAGCACAGATCTCAGTTCAGAAAACTTGGAACAATTCAAGCAGTATCTTCAGCAGCAGGTGGAAAAGAAAGCGGCTCAGGCATCCGCAGCTATTTCGAACCCTTCGTCAGTCAGTAAGAAACCAAAACCTCTTAAACCATTGCAGTCAAGTCCGTCACTATTCGGTTTTAACATTCCGAGGGgctcttcattgaaaaagcGTAAGTTGAATGCGGGATCCAACTATCAAGATACAGAGGCTGGTTCAAAACTTGAATTTTCACAAGGACCCTCTGAGGATAATATCAATAAGGAAAATGAGTTATCTCATGGAAACGCAGATACTTCGATGAGTACACCACCAAATTTGCGAAGTATGGGATCACCGGCTGTTAATAGTACCTTCAAGTCAGGAGAGATAAAGACATCCTTGAatccagaagaaatggagGTTGCTTGTGGTTTGCAGGAAGATAGTGAGAAGAGAGTCAATATCACGCCGTTTTATGATCCTGAAAAGTACAAATTCAGGACGATGAGGCAAAACTTATCTGATGCCGCCGATGTCCTCGACATGCAAATAGAGATTATAGCcgaaattgttcaaaatcattACAAGCTAAGCGCAAGTGAATTTGGGGATCCTACTATACAGGCACAAAGTGAAATTCATGCGGTAGGAAGGATCGTCCCTGAATCGCCCTCGGATGAATCTGTTAATACAGAATCCCTAGCGCTAGAAACATCCAGAATGGCAGGGATTGGGAGAAGAGTAAGATTGAATTTGACCGATGTCAATGAAGTCTCATTGTTTTTGGGACAAATAGTCGCCGTCAAAGGGAAAAACGCCGATGGTGACTCTTTCAAGGCTACCGAATTCCTACCACTTCCTTATCCGGAATCGCCAGTTTCCACAGCAGATGAGATTCAAACACATCAAAAAGCACTCAACGGCGATCCTCTAAAAGTTACAGTAATCACCGGGCCTTTCACGTCTAATGACTCCTTTGATTTTAGTCATCTAACAAATTTCGTGGAAAGACTGAATACTGAAATTAAACCTCATGCTTTGATAATGTTTGGGCCACTTATTGATGTAACGCATCCAATGATAGCCGCCGGTACACTACCTCATTTCCCACACCTGAAATCTCAACCGCAAACCTTGGATGACCTTTTTCTCAAGGTTATGGCGCCAATACTCAAGAACATACGATCAAATATACAAGTGATATTGATACCGTCTACAAGAGACGCACTCTCAAAGCACGCGGCTTACCCCCAAGACTCGTTAGATAGGAAGGCATTACAGTTGCcaaaaaatttcaaatgcTTTGCGAATCCAGCTACTTTTCAACTGAATGAAGTGTTCTTTGGATGCTCCAATGTAgacactttcaaagacattaAAGAAATGCCCAAGGGTGGCAATACATCTATGCGAGACAGGTTCGATAGAGTGTCAGAGCATATATTACAGCAGCGACGTTATTATCCTGTGTTTCCTGGTGGTATCACAAAAaagcttcttccaaatactgAGGGTGGTAACAAGGTATACGAACACATATCTGGCGCCGACCTCGATGTCCCATATTTAGGGTTGACAGAGTTTGTTGGTAATTTTACTCCCgatatcatcctcatcccAAGTGAAATGAACCATTTTGCGAAAGTGGAGCAAAATGTTATAATGATAAATCCTGGAAGATTTGTGAAGCCCTGGGGCCATCAAGGAACCTATGCAGATATCTCAATTTCTGCCCCTGACTTAGATAATGGTAAACTGACAAAGATAGAAGGGCCTGAGCCTGTCTATTTACATAATGTTTGGAAACGGGCTAGGGTGGATATAGCCAACATTTGA